The following proteins come from a genomic window of Larimichthys crocea isolate SSNF chromosome III, L_crocea_2.0, whole genome shotgun sequence:
- the LOC104920350 gene encoding beta-1,3-galactosyl-O-glycosyl-glycoprotein beta-1,6-N-acetylglucosaminyltransferase has protein sequence MQIISFISFHKQKGNYENNIKDRFSWTPYRTHTVKTSWLRSCCQVMRLLRRRRLKLLLKLTVVLGSLWMLYLLGWPRTGWRLEATYSLRHSWLEYTDDDGGPEKVCNCSAILQGEREALDQAKLLSITKDFQKNVRIPDEYYINATQDCSEFRLSRKYLMSPLSQEEEDFPLAYSLVVHHKVQNFERLLRAIYAPQNIYCVHVDRKSEVSVFAAIQAITSCFPNVFMVSKAVNVVYGHWSRIQADLNCMADLYNISTEWKYLINLCGQDFPLKTNLEIVRMLRSLRGGNSMESEEMPEHKKQRVTDVYQIVDGEIQRTSKKKGPLPFNLPILSGNAYIVVSRGYIRSVLEDNRIQTLIEWSKDTYSPDEFFWATIQRIPGVPGSTRPHRKYDMTDINAIARLVKWQGHEGPQDSLQSVYTECHGHHVRGICVYGAGDLQWMVEQHHLFANKFDTDKDPIAVYCLEKYLRHKALADVDWML, from the exons ATGCAAATCatctcttttatctcttttcataaacaaaaaggaaactATGAAAACAATATAAAGGATAGGTTCAGCTGGACTCCATATAGAACtcatactgtaaaaacatcttGGTTGAGGTCCTGTTGTCAAGTAATGAGGCTCCTGCGTCGACGTCGGCTGAAGCTTTTGCTGAAGCTCACTGTTGTACTGGGGTCACTATGGATGCTTTATCTACTCGGTTGGCCtagaacaggctggaggctggaggCTACCTACAGCCTCAGGCACAGCTGGTTGGAGTATACAGATGATGATGGCGGTCCAGAGAAAGTGTGTAACTGTTCAGCGATcctgcagggagagagggaggctcTGGATCAGGCAAAATTATTGAGCATCACTAAAGACTTCCAGAAAAATGTTCGCATCCCAGATGAGTATTATATTAATGCAACCCAAGACTGCAG TGAATTCAGATTAAGCAGGAAATACTTGATGTCCCCGTTAagccaggaagaagaggacttCCCTCTGGCTTACTCTCTTGTTGTGCATCATAAG GTGCAGAACTTTGAACGACTGCTGCGAGCCATCTACGCACCTCAAAATATTTATTGTGTCCATGTGGACAGAAAATCAGAGGTCTCAGTCTTCGCTGCCATCCAGGCCATTACTTCCTGTTTCCCAAATGTGTTCATGGTCAGCAAGGCTGTGAACGTGGTGTATGGTCACTGGTCACGTATACAGGCTGACCTCAACTGTATGGCTGATCTCTATAACATTAGCACAGAATGGAAATACTTAATCAACCTTTGTGGCCAGGATTTCCCTTTGAAAACCAACTTGGAGATTGTAAGGATGTTGCGTTCATTGAGGGGTGGCAACAGCATGGAATCAGAAGAAATGCCTGAACATAAGAAGCAGAGGGTGACAGATGTTTACCAGATAGTTGATGGGGAAATCCAG AGGACAAGTAAGAAAAAGGGGCCACTTCCATTCAACCTGCCTATTTTGTCGGGTAATGCCTACATTGTCGTTAGCCGAGGCTACATCCGCAGCGTGTTGGAGGATAACCGAATACAGACACTGATCGAGTGGTCCAAAGATACCTACAGTCCTGATGAGTTCTTCTGGGCGACTATTCAACGAATACCTGGAGTTCCTGGATCAACACGGCCCCATCGCAAATATGATATGACAGACATAAATGCAATTGCACGGCTGGTGAAGTGGCAGGGCCATGAGGGTCCACAGGATTCACTGCAGTCGGTATACACAGAGTGTCATGGCCACCATGTCAGGGGAATATGTGTGTATGGTGCTGGAGACCTGCAGTGGATGGTTGAGCAGCATCACCTCTTTGCCAACAAGTTTGACACAGACAAAGATCCCATTGCTGTCTACTGCCTGGAGAAGTATCTGAGACATAAGGCACTGGCTGATGTTGATTGGATGTTGTGA
- the LOC104920348 gene encoding uncharacterized protein LOC104920348 isoform X4, with product MLNQICCELEESSTWSLSGELEARENLQLYNIPLNTSLSSGTPLLVEEIQGLLKDFVYRRSSVLACHPSSRTSSTEGVAGSVEFSQGSSGINDMDGSDIERAEGGSGDVVTIARVMADGEEDTGGVGVGGGGELVSPDSGMTTIRSSRSSKESSVFLSDDSPVGEVIAGGGQAAGPGGLFLRNPSPLGLLSLSPPVPPERKKNRSSRNKSDNFDLFSFDPLHSSDHSMPTGGEVANSGVRGDERGKRAESSSFSELDELSLLDFSAPNSLGGCESRNSSIDHHGQIHQNDTVVPPTPVNSVVGSRPPSSCGVRFFPEDVVERISGLQHKDSVSSSLSETWDELGFDTMGALSSSDNNAWSRTKESSSPHNIMEEVTVKESVSTETDCRFDSETTERESREEFIQSENQRGKSLEPQLSLITEQTESYDNWNPDYVLKDQWNPVTMAYLQLTPPEEEVTGKCRAGIIGVKEKTSSLSRKKAILNTLTPDTSKEEDEGAQGKKGDRQKELLDFWTYSAQKGFLKSDSGTTTSYPESLDMWNMTIRDDSLSPLTTPDNLSETSGSFCGVNPNVRAGTSVESPPGFSDGGMVMWNTTIQEDSSSTITSPEGPDNGKDLSHMGSLDASDSPETHASKKVEEDRVLEEDRGIYEVLSQDIEEVGWRGTEHNVKIVIEVAESKTQDEETGDIDIEGVQNQQSVLQNLASEHSEAGTSSYHDTDMWDLPVPGMVTSTSEYDNVGADTWSRTSSPETYSSPVVDMIQLEEQSSPFVAVKNPVQHDQYQDDPLGKIEYSAVFSDKEQPANQVFLFKGTSELDRMTGSGGSSVESKYDNKSGGGSEEADWLEQPGDHSPFVLVDYSTVTQDPSANHRSSLREDVECQIQTDQPLSPSLLNWGNLVSEKHDGSESMSSSHDLSITVAHSEDRPATESQGDPNNDSIGSLEGKTTETMSLDTSSAGGRDTLKYSPDSLQPCSRDELRSNSDGDSSSGLEMEYIIVSGTVKEAEREWHDRPKQGNRQSKGTKKSMETFSMLSYAATILQTQAQAAHREHQENTEQRGQNQMIGSTDGALSADTSLDNATEHYMAPEMFTTSQSKSQSDSRPTGCSQAWVEEGHYDDKSSIVTRSVSPSLRYPSDHFLKTREEVYVHSQISMEDSDEGGQSPSAPPSCPSSLADLKVWRGQLARQDTPQTTSDVQSPVLTNSSVSHTSSLIGTPLSESGISSDRGLGLPFSGDLMEEENDEEEQEAETDTEHTTMTKWTSEVQSQREERHQPGSSDLLSFSDEMIGGSSFQQTDFQIFEPKRDRIRQNTEDFYDERPVRTVDHGKWSTEQQIGEASQDTYSPVLRRHQDVTSQFSSQPTSENAAYQWMESQNVTQGQTQYGYNYHHIDQRTENQSAHSACVDVKSNDQLNTTDVYAEFTTDATAIQYGSDQAESYYEAGVNAELSLNDPGSKFQHIAESQYGDDSDSMCTSELQCSQYQADGQSEYESSHAHYQFDEQPLYRSDVHPEREDHARYVPEEYVHFLLERHSQQGEGAAGMMMKIASSEEAAEEMDNREDPLSSADLSGGSNQRRKLVAPPMNVSLDRSEGSLLSEDALDTEDEALDTGDELDVNIDDMDTPDEADLHGDSEESDLGAAAASSSDAIAGHIAADQNRDSRLWRSVVIGEQEHRIDMKCIEPYKRVISHGGYYAEQNAIIVFAACFLPDSNCDNYNYVMENLFLYVISTLELMVAEDYMIVYLNGATPRRRMPGFTWMKKCYQMIDRRLKKNLKMFIIVHPSWFIRTLLGITRPFISSKFISKIKYVNSLQELGEIIPMEYVHIPPSIVKYDEERGIHKFACMRLDTELQDTAERAYKKGNSVV from the exons ATGCTAAACcag ATCTGCTGTGAGTTAGAAGAGTCTTCCACCTGGTCTCTTTCTGGTGAACTGGAGGCCAGGGAGAATCTCCAGCTATACAACATCCCTTTAAATACCTCCTTATCTTCTGGTACTCCTCTGCTGGTAGAAGAAATACAGGGCCTCCTCAAAGACTTTGTTTACAGACGGAGCTCTGTATTAGCCTGCCACCCCAGCAGTAGGACCTCTTCCACGGAGGGAGTGGCAGGCAGTGTGGAGTTTTCCCAGGGATCATCTGGTATCAATGATATGGACGGTTCTGACATAGAGAGAGCCGAGGGAGGCAGTGGAGATGTAGTGACAATAGCAAG GGTGATGGCAGATGGTGAAGAGGACACAGGAGGTGTTGgagttggtggtggtggagagctTGTGAGCCCTGACAGTGGTATGACCACCATCCGCAGCAGCCGCTCCTCCAAGGAGAGTTCAGTGTTTCTCAGTGATGATAGTCCAGTCGGTGAGGTTATAGCAGGAGGAGGGCAAGCAGCAGGACCAGGAGGACTCTTCCTGAGAAACCCCTCACCCCTGGGGTTATtatctctctcccctcctgtcccacctgagaggaaaaagaacCGCTCTAgcagaaataaaagtgacaaCTTTGACCTGTTTAGTTTTGACCCACTACACAGCAGCGACCACTCTATGCCAACAGGAGGGGAAGTGGCCAACTCTGGAGtaagaggagatgaaagaggaaaaagagcagAGAGCTCCAGTTTTTCAGAACTTGACGAACTGAGCTTGCTGGATTTCTCTGCACCCAATTCATTGGGTGGGTGTGAAAGTAGAAATTCTTCAATTGACCATCATGGTCAAATCCACCAGAATGACACTGTGGTTCCTCCAACCCCAGTCAACAGTGTGGTAGGTAGCCGCCCACCAAGTAGCTGCGGAGTCAGGTTCTTTCCAGAAGATGTAGTTGAAAGGATCAGTGGCCTGCAGCACAAGGATAGTGTGTCATCATCGTTATCAGAGACTTGGGATGAACTTGGATTTGACACAATGGGAGCATTGTCCTCTAGTGATAATAATGCCTGGAGTAGGACCAAGGAATCCAGCAGTCCACATAATATTATGGAGGAAGTTACAGTGAAAGAGTCAGTTTCGACAGAAACTGACTGTCGTTTCGACAGTGAAACGACAGAACGAGAAAGCAGAGAAGAGTTCATACAGTCAGAGAACCAAAGGGGAAAGAGCCTTGAACCTCAGCTTAGTCTGATCACTGAGCAGACTGAATCATACGACAACTGGAACCCAGACTATGTACTTAAGGATCAATGGAACCCTGTCACAATGGCTTATCTGCAATTGACACCACCAGAAGAGGAAGTAACTGGAAAATGCAGAGCTGGTATCATTGGAGTTAAAGAAAAAACTTCCTCGCTCTCAAGGAAGAAAGCAATCCTTAACACTTTAACGCCAGACACGTCTaaagaagaggatgaaggagCACAAGGCaaaaaaggagacagacagaaggagctCCTAGACTTTTGGACGTACTCAGCTCAGAAGGGATTTCTCAAATCGGATAGTGGGACCACCACATCTTACCCTGAATCACTCGATATGTGGAATATGACAATCCGAGATGACAGTCTATCACCTCTCACGACCCCTGACAACTTGTCTGAAACCTCTGGCTCTTTCTGTGGGGTGAACCCCAATGTTAGGGCTGGCACATCCGTGGAAAGTCCACCAGGATTTTCTGATGGTGGAATGGTGATGTGGAACACCACCATACAGGAAGACAGCTCTTCCACAATAACGAGCCCTGAAGGACCTGACAATGGAAAGGACCTCAGTCACATGGGATCATTGGATGCCAGTGATTCTCCCGAGACACATGCAAGCAAAAAAGTGGAAGAAGACAGAGTtttagaggaggacagaggtaTATATGAAGTGCTCAGTCAGGATATTGAAGAAGTGGGGTGGAGAGGTACTGAACACAATGTGAAAATAGTCATAGAAGTAGCTGAAAGTAAAACACAGGATGAAGAAACAGGCGACATTGACATCGAGGGTGTTCAGAATCAACAGTCTGTCTTGCAGAACTTGGCATCTGAACATTCAGAAGCTGGGACTTCCTCCTACCATGATACTGACATGTGGGACCTACCTGTCCCTGGCATGGTTACGTCCACTTCAGAATATGACAATGTAGGAGCTGACACTTGGAGTCGGACATCCTCCCCTGAGACCTATTCTAGTCCTGTAGTAGACATGATACAGCTTGAGGAACAGTCTAGCCCTTTTGTAGCTGTGAAAAATCCTGTTCAGCACGATCAATACCAGGATGATCCTCTTGGAAAGATTGAATACTCAGCAGTCTTTTCAGACAAGGAACAGCCAGCCAACCAAGTGTTCCTATTTAAGGGAACTAGTGAGTTAGATCGTATGACTGGGAGTGGGGGAAGTTCAGTCGAAAGTAAGTACGACAACAAAAGTGGAGGAGGATCAGAGGAAGCTGACTGGCTAGAGCAACCCGGTGATCATTCCCCATTCGTTCTGGTGGACTACTCCACTGTCACTCAGGACCCTTCAGCCAATCATCGTTCAAGTCTAAGAGAAGATGTCGAGTGTCAAATACAGACTGACCAACCATTATCTCCAAGCCTTCTTAACTGGGGCAATCTTGTTTCTGAGAAACATGATGGCTCTGAATCAATGTCATCATCACATGATCTGTCAATCACAGTGGCACACAGTGAAGATAGACCTGCTACTGAAAGCCAAGGTGATCCTAACAATGACAGCATTGGAAGCCTGGAGggtaaaacaacagaaactatGTCTCTTGACACTAGTTCTGCAGGGGGGAGAGACACACTAAAGTATAGCCCCGACAGCCTTCAACCATGTAGTCGAGACGAACTCAGGTCCAACTCTGATGGAGATTCATCGTCAGGTCTAGAAATGGAATACATAATTGTATCTGGCACAGTAAAAGAAGCTGAGAGAGAGTGGCACGATAGGCCTAAACAAGGTAATAGGCAAtcaaaaggaacaaaaaagtCTATGGAGACATTTAGCATGCTTTCATATGCTGCCACAATACTGCAAACCCAGGCCCAAGCTGCACATCGAGAGCACCAGGAGAACACTGAACAAAGAGGGCAAAACCAAATGATCGGAAGTACTGATGGTGCACTTAGTGCAGATACAAGTCTTGATAATGCCACTGAGCATTACATGGCGCCAGAAATGTTCACTACCAGCCAATCAAAAAGTCAGTCAGATTCAAGACCAACAGGTTGCAGTCAAGCATGGGTTGAAGAAGGACACTACGACGATAAATCAAGCATTGTGACCAGAAGTGTGTCGCCATCATTAAGATATCCATCAGATCACTTCCTGAAAACCAGAGAGGAGGTTTATGTTCATTCACAGATCTCAATGGAGGATTCAGATGAGGGTGGGCAGTCACCCTCAGCACCTCCATCATGTCCTTCTTCTTTGGCTGACTTGAAGGTCTGGAGGGGTCAGTTAGCGAGACAAGACACACCTCAAACCACATCAGATGTACAATCCCCTGTTCTTACCAACAGTTCAGTCTCTCACACCAGCTCCTTGATTGGTACTCCATTAAGTGAATCTGGTATTTCTAGTGACAGAGGACTTGGATTACCATTTTCTGGAGATTTAATGGAAGAGGAGAATGATGAGGAAGAGCAGGAAGCGGAAACTGATACAGAGCACACTACCATGACGAAATGGACTTCAGAAGTGCAAAGTCAGAGGGAAGAAAGACACCAGCCAGGATCTTCTGATCTGCTAAGTTTTTCTGATGAGATGATTGGAGGTTCTTCATTTCAACAAACagattttcaaatatttgagcCAAAGAGGGACAGAATCCGACAGAATACAGAGGATTTCTATGACGAACGACCTGTAAGGACTGTTGATCATGGTAAATGGTCCACTGAACAACAGATTGGAGAAGCTTCTCAAGATACCTATTCACCTGTTTTAAG AAGACACCAAGACGTGACATCGCAATTTTCCTCCCAACCAACCAGCGAGAATGCTGCATACCAGTGGATGGAAAGTCAGAATGTAACTCAGGGTCAAACCCAATATGGCTACAACTACCACCACATCGACCAAAGAACTGAAAACCAGAGCGCCCATTCAGCCTGCGTAGATGTTAAATCCAACGACCAGCTAAACACCACAGATGTCTATGCTGAGTTTACAACTGATGCCACAGCTATACAATATGGATCTGACCAGGCTGAGAGCTATTATGAGGCTGGAGTTAATGCCGAGCTCAGCTTGAATGATCCAGGTTCCAAGTTTCAACATATAGCTGAAAGCCAGTATGGAGATGACTCTGACTCCATGTGCACTTCTGAACTCCAATGCTCTCAGTATCAAGCCGATGGCCAGAGTGAATATGAGTCCAGCCATGCTCATTACCAGTTTGATGAACAGCCACTCTACCGATCAGATGTCCACCCTGAGAGGGAAGATCATGCACGGTATGTGCCAGAGGAATATGTCCACTTTCTCCTGGAAAG GCACTCCCAACAGGGAGAAGGTGCAGCagggatgatgatgaaaatagcCTCCAGTGAGGAAGCTGCTGAGGAGATGGATAACAGAGAAG ATCCACTCTCCTCTGCAGATCTGTCAGGGGGATCCAACCAAAGGAGAAAGTTGGTAGCTCCACCAATGAATGTGTCACTGGACCGCAGCGAGGGGTCTCTTCTCTCAGAAGATGCTCTGGACACTGAGGATGAAGCTTTAGACACTGGTGATGAACTAGATGTCAATATTGATGACATGGACACACCTGATGAGGCCGACTTACACG GGGACTCAGAAGAGTCTGATCtaggtgcagcagcagcatcatcaagTGATGCTATTGCAGGACACATAGCAGCTGACCAGAACAGGGATAGCAGGCTGTGGAGGAGCGTAGTGATTGGAGAGCAGGAGCATCGCATTGATATGAAGTGCATCGAGCCATACAAAAGAGTCATTTCTCATGGAG gtTATTACGCTGAACAGAATGCCATCATCGTGTTTGCAGCATGCTTCCTTCCAGACAGCAACTGTGACAATTACAATTATGTAATGGAAAACCTTTTTCT GTATGTTATCAGTACCTTGGAACTAATGGTGGCAGAAGATTACATGATCGTTTACCTGAATGGTGCCACACCTCGCAGGAGGATGCCTGGCTTTACCTGGATGAAAAAATGCTACCAAATGATAGACAGAAG ATTGAAGAAAAACCTTAAGATGTTCATCATTGTCCATCCTTCCTGGTTCATACGGACTTTGCTTGGAATCACCAGACCCTTTATAAG CTCCAAGTTCATCAGTAAAATCAAGTATGTGAATAGTCTGCAAGAGCTTGGAGAAATCATCCCAATGGAGTATGTCCACATTCCACCCAGCATTGTCAA GTATGACGAGGAGAGGGGTATACACAAATTTGCATGCATGAG ACTGGATACAGAATTGCAAGACACTGCAGAAAG AGCCTACAAGAAGGGGAACTCTGTTGTTTGA